One Paraburkholderia fungorum genomic region harbors:
- a CDS encoding Y-family DNA polymerase, whose amino-acid sequence MRVFLAVHLPRLQLEVFRPKWLSEPTHGCVVLDRGKVLVADGVARAAGVRTGMKRGGVLTLAPETEMVERDTTREDAAQREVALALMQFSPDVAVLDEAVVMADIGGSLRLFGGLLAICREARRLLNAIGLTARISAAPTGQGAWLLARSGSRRVVKLDSLERQLSVLPLLSVPEMRQFADWFAGMGCATIADIRRLPRAGLQRRCGEHLLDSLDRAFGTAPELFDWLELPPTFSARIEMPDRIEHADAALFGAHRLIVQLCGWLCAKQLALTGATLLLEHERGRQAIEPTPIDIALGEPTWKEDHLVRLIKERLGRIELTAPVIALRLDATNVQPAEAVSDTLFPEPGGSAEDHARLLELLVARLGEDNVLRPAPTADYRPEIANRWVPVASTSKSTVLPEGFPRPTWLLDNPVRLLMRQHRPFYGSPLRMVSPGERIEAGWFDGELVTRDYFVAQGDDQSCFWIYRERVSSRDAEDDQRWFLHGMFG is encoded by the coding sequence ATGCGCGTATTTCTCGCCGTCCACTTGCCCCGGTTGCAACTCGAGGTCTTCCGGCCAAAGTGGCTGTCTGAGCCAACGCATGGCTGTGTCGTTCTCGACAGGGGCAAAGTGCTGGTAGCGGACGGCGTTGCGCGGGCAGCCGGTGTGCGGACTGGCATGAAGCGCGGCGGCGTTCTAACGCTGGCGCCTGAGACGGAAATGGTCGAACGCGACACCACGCGCGAGGACGCAGCGCAGCGCGAAGTCGCCCTGGCGCTCATGCAGTTTTCCCCTGACGTCGCGGTGCTGGATGAGGCCGTCGTGATGGCCGACATTGGCGGCAGCCTGCGTCTTTTTGGTGGACTGCTTGCGATATGCCGCGAAGCCCGCCGCCTCCTCAACGCTATTGGGCTTACAGCGCGCATCAGTGCCGCGCCGACGGGCCAAGGCGCCTGGCTACTGGCGAGAAGCGGGAGCCGTCGCGTGGTCAAGCTGGACTCGCTCGAGCGGCAGTTGTCCGTGTTGCCCCTGCTATCCGTGCCCGAAATGCGGCAGTTTGCAGACTGGTTCGCAGGTATGGGTTGCGCCACGATCGCCGACATCCGGAGGCTGCCCCGGGCCGGTTTGCAACGCCGTTGTGGCGAGCACCTGCTCGATTCGCTGGACCGTGCGTTCGGCACCGCACCCGAGCTTTTCGACTGGCTGGAATTGCCGCCGACATTTTCTGCCCGGATCGAGATGCCGGACCGTATTGAACACGCCGATGCCGCACTCTTCGGTGCACACCGTCTGATCGTGCAGCTTTGCGGCTGGTTGTGCGCCAAACAGCTTGCTCTCACGGGAGCGACACTGTTGCTGGAGCACGAGCGCGGCAGGCAGGCGATCGAGCCCACGCCGATCGACATTGCGTTAGGCGAGCCGACGTGGAAAGAGGATCACCTCGTCCGGCTGATCAAGGAACGGCTTGGCCGCATAGAACTGACAGCGCCTGTCATCGCCCTGCGACTCGACGCAACGAACGTCCAGCCGGCCGAAGCGGTCTCCGATACGCTATTTCCAGAACCCGGCGGCTCTGCCGAGGACCACGCACGTCTGCTCGAATTGCTCGTCGCACGGCTGGGCGAAGACAACGTGCTGCGCCCGGCGCCGACCGCCGATTACCGCCCTGAGATTGCCAACCGGTGGGTGCCTGTCGCGAGCACGTCGAAAAGCACAGTGCTTCCCGAGGGATTTCCGCGACCCACCTGGCTGCTCGACAATCCGGTGCGGCTCCTGATGCGCCAACACCGTCCGTTCTATGGCTCGCCCTTGCGCATGGTGTCGCCGGGCGAGCGCATCGAGGCCGGCTGGTTCGACGGCGAACTGGTCACGCGCGACTACTTCGTCGCACAGGGTGACGACCAGAGCTGCTTCTGGATCTATCGTGAGCGCGTCAGCAGCCGCGACGCCGAAGACGATCAGAGGTGGTTTCTGCACGGCATGTTTGGATGA
- a CDS encoding immunity 26/phosphotriesterase HocA family protein: MAKIRGRGKVGDVVKIDLANGIFGYGRVLPEPLMAFYDLGSTEPLTLPEIVGSPVLFLVSVMYRAIKSEQWEVIGTCPLEERLAIKPRFFMHDMFSKKFSIYFEGKITPASREDCLGLERAAVWEAAHIEDRLRNHFAGVPDPTTQRLKLPDA; this comes from the coding sequence ATGGCGAAAATAAGAGGACGAGGCAAGGTCGGTGACGTTGTAAAAATCGACCTTGCGAATGGCATTTTCGGATACGGGCGAGTTTTACCCGAGCCCTTGATGGCTTTCTATGATCTCGGGTCAACTGAACCACTCACCTTGCCGGAAATCGTTGGCTCGCCAGTTTTGTTTCTGGTTAGCGTGATGTACCGTGCGATTAAGTCGGAGCAGTGGGAGGTCATTGGGACCTGTCCGCTTGAGGAGCGGCTTGCAATCAAGCCCAGGTTTTTTATGCACGACATGTTTAGCAAGAAATTTTCGATCTATTTCGAGGGAAAAATTACCCCTGCCTCTCGGGAAGACTGTTTGGGTCTCGAGCGGGCGGCGGTATGGGAAGCCGCCCACATCGAGGACCGTTTGCGCAACCACTTTGCCGGCGTGCCGGATCCGACAACGCAACGTTTGAAACTCCCTGATGCGTAG
- the imuA gene encoding translesion DNA synthesis-associated protein ImuA, with amino-acid sequence MTLPAPSPEAIHPSLWRASQLARGRGRVVDTGYPALSEELPGGGWPIGALVDLLVQQAGVGEMRLLRPALSTLGKRPVAMVQPPHVPNALGLEYIGMTPDQLLQIRASKTADALWSAEQILRAGSCGALLFWSQYVQTSSLRRLHLAAQSSETLFFMVWPLAAAQDASPAVLRLALRPERDGLTVDITKRRGPARAEPLSIPLQPTPVLFSHHARISRRPLAPVATRGLPAKVAV; translated from the coding sequence ATGACCTTGCCCGCGCCGTCCCCGGAAGCTATTCACCCGTCCTTGTGGCGGGCGTCCCAGCTTGCGCGCGGGCGTGGGCGGGTCGTCGACACCGGCTATCCGGCCCTGTCGGAGGAGCTCCCGGGCGGGGGCTGGCCGATCGGCGCACTGGTCGACCTGCTGGTTCAGCAGGCCGGCGTAGGAGAGATGCGCCTGCTTCGCCCCGCGCTCAGCACGCTGGGTAAGCGCCCGGTCGCCATGGTGCAGCCACCTCATGTGCCGAACGCACTTGGGCTCGAATACATCGGCATGACGCCGGACCAGCTACTGCAGATCCGTGCGTCAAAGACAGCAGACGCCCTGTGGTCGGCCGAGCAGATCCTGCGTGCCGGAAGCTGTGGCGCCCTGCTCTTCTGGTCGCAGTACGTCCAGACGTCGTCGCTCAGACGGCTTCATCTGGCCGCGCAATCATCGGAAACGCTCTTTTTCATGGTATGGCCGCTGGCTGCTGCGCAGGATGCATCACCTGCCGTTTTGCGGCTGGCGCTACGGCCAGAGCGGGACGGCCTGACCGTCGACATCACCAAGCGACGAGGTCCAGCACGCGCAGAACCTCTGTCCATTCCACTTCAACCAACACCTGTCCTGTTTTCACACCATGCGCGTATTTCTCGCCGTCCACTTGCCCCGGTTGCAACTCGAGGTCTTCCGGCCAAAGTGGCTGTCTGA
- a CDS encoding RHS repeat-associated core domain-containing protein: MVAAIRTFFRVIIVIFILILSKPALAAWGTTTSSGCGQNCASPQDVCDFWGAAVLGYCLGIGPPIYSATGKMIGTHYSVSFVQEYPVIDGEAFLFCTAPYTYDGLAPSGCSLAVTVPEKQLGCGCSGEGMVGNPITLNIGNKFEVTTDFETDGQNSLAFVRYYNSQSQQKSSLGFNWRSNFDRGFRYNGGDASTSTIVWFTRPDGATYSFTNVSGAWLPSDVDVNMQLTSLGASGWVLADQNDNVETYTLNGQLTSIKTRSGYEQDLTYDADGNLVSVTDSFGRTLAFSVVNGVIHTMTDPDGKLYTYGYANLLSTSDQLVNVNFPGSNSPTIQYLYENASYPYALTGIVDEKGTRYATWSYDSTMRAVSSEHAGGVEATSLAYNLNSNGAGTVTTTNALGKEMIYTLGLVAGAGKITGISGPASANTAATSESFTYDSNGYIASHTDNNGNLTKYVNDTHGHVTSETDASGTEQARTITTAWDAIYNLPTETVQPGLTTDYTYSSGLLTTKSETDTTTTTAPYSTNGTLRTWTYTYFPTGLLHTVDGPLTGTVDTVAYTYTPQGCVASFTNEVGQVTSITSVNGRCEPLSSVDPNGVVSNYTYDDRGRITSVTINPGADQSETGFTYDLAGNLTDVTFPDSSTLTYAYDDAHRLTAITNNLGESITYSLDAMGNRTATAIKSASMVITKQQSATFDELGRLMADIGAASQTTTYKYDLNSNETATTDPRGKVYGHTFDVLNRLYQEVDPDSGYTTTAFNGKDEVIGVTDARSLGTTYVRDGFGNTIQRTSPDTGIDKFWYDLSGNIIRKVDARGVETDFAYDAASRLISQTFPTASSENVTFGYDATANGNKGVGHLTSFTDPSGSTASVYDALGRVVSDARLVAGVSHVMTYTYDRADNILTETYPSGRIVAYARDATGRITAVTTQQNSGAAQVSIVAGASYQPFGPLAGLTFGNGLAASITSDLDYQPTGFKVTNGTTTIQNITNGFDASGNITSITDHLATSRSQNLVYDDLNRLATASGTYGTQTYTYDGVSNRLSRSANGTTEAYAYPSSSNRLASVTTSGGSARNFSYEASGQMSQDVRDSGQTYVFTVNGDGRDAAVSLNGEVAGSYLYNALGQRVQKIAGGITTQLIFDRAGRLMEETDGYGAVLRDYVWLDRVPVALVDDTGSSPVIYYIHTDQLGTPQKMTDGSANIVWDNVTDPFGNSVATQGTSWSAANWGSFNWAGTMLSLSNLRFPGQYFDRESGLNQNWNRDYDPTTGRYVQSDPVGLIGGVNTYQYLANPVTWIDPFGLEKTYQTYTKLNPVTGEVYTGRTSGDGDPLANIARRDRYHHMGDRGFGPAVLDVSSTDACAIRGREQLLIDAHGGARSMGGTSGNAINGISPYNPKLSTFLGAAEAEFGPIGGSGGGGANLPHGIIPDPKTEIPYE; encoded by the coding sequence ATGGTCGCTGCCATTCGTACGTTTTTCCGCGTCATCATCGTAATTTTTATACTTATCTTGTCTAAACCCGCGTTGGCGGCCTGGGGCACTACCACCTCCAGCGGATGCGGGCAAAATTGCGCGTCTCCTCAGGACGTTTGCGACTTTTGGGGCGCTGCAGTCCTGGGATACTGTCTAGGGATTGGCCCCCCAATTTATAGCGCAACGGGAAAAATGATCGGGACACATTACTCGGTCAGTTTCGTTCAAGAATATCCGGTTATAGATGGCGAAGCCTTCCTGTTTTGCACGGCGCCTTACACATACGACGGATTAGCTCCAAGCGGCTGCTCCCTTGCCGTTACAGTCCCAGAGAAACAATTGGGATGTGGCTGCTCAGGTGAGGGAATGGTAGGAAATCCCATTACCTTGAATATTGGAAATAAATTTGAAGTAACGACCGATTTCGAAACAGACGGTCAAAACTCTTTAGCGTTCGTTCGTTACTACAACAGTCAGTCACAGCAGAAATCTTCCTTGGGTTTTAACTGGCGCTCCAACTTCGACCGGGGTTTTCGCTACAACGGCGGAGATGCTTCAACTTCAACAATCGTTTGGTTCACTCGACCCGATGGGGCGACATATTCATTTACCAACGTCTCCGGAGCGTGGCTGCCAAGTGATGTTGATGTCAATATGCAACTTACGTCATTGGGAGCATCGGGTTGGGTGCTGGCAGATCAGAACGACAATGTCGAGACATATACACTGAATGGCCAGCTGACTTCGATAAAGACGAGATCGGGCTACGAGCAGGATCTGACCTACGATGCCGATGGCAATCTTGTTTCGGTAACGGATTCTTTTGGTCGTACCCTTGCGTTTTCGGTCGTAAACGGGGTTATCCATACGATGACCGACCCCGACGGCAAGCTCTATACATATGGCTATGCGAATCTTCTCTCGACGTCAGACCAGCTGGTAAACGTCAACTTTCCTGGCAGCAATTCGCCGACCATTCAATATCTATATGAGAACGCCTCGTATCCGTACGCTCTTACAGGAATTGTCGACGAGAAGGGCACCCGCTATGCAACGTGGTCATACGATTCGACCATGCGCGCTGTTAGTAGTGAGCACGCAGGTGGCGTCGAAGCAACGTCCCTCGCCTATAACCTGAACAGCAACGGAGCAGGGACGGTTACAACGACGAACGCACTCGGCAAGGAGATGATCTACACGCTTGGCCTAGTTGCGGGAGCAGGAAAAATCACCGGAATTTCAGGCCCGGCAAGCGCGAACACGGCAGCGACATCGGAAAGCTTCACTTACGATAGCAACGGTTATATCGCGAGTCACACTGATAACAATGGAAATCTAACAAAATACGTTAATGACACACATGGCCATGTAACCAGCGAGACCGATGCCTCCGGGACGGAGCAGGCTCGAACCATTACTACCGCCTGGGATGCCATCTATAATTTGCCGACGGAAACCGTGCAACCGGGCTTGACAACCGACTACACGTATTCATCCGGCTTACTAACTACAAAATCTGAAACAGATACGACCACGACCACCGCTCCATACAGTACAAATGGAACGTTAAGGACGTGGACATACACCTATTTCCCAACCGGCCTTTTGCATACCGTTGATGGACCGCTTACCGGAACAGTTGATACGGTCGCCTACACCTATACGCCTCAAGGCTGCGTTGCCTCTTTCACCAATGAAGTGGGACAGGTCACCAGCATTACCTCCGTGAACGGACGCTGTGAGCCACTGTCTTCGGTCGATCCTAACGGCGTCGTGAGTAACTACACCTATGATGATCGCGGCCGCATCACCTCGGTAACAATAAATCCCGGTGCGGATCAATCTGAAACTGGCTTTACCTATGATCTCGCCGGAAACCTCACGGATGTTACTTTTCCGGATAGTTCCACACTGACCTACGCGTATGACGACGCGCATAGATTGACCGCTATCACCAATAATCTGGGAGAGAGCATCACTTACTCCCTTGACGCGATGGGCAATCGAACCGCTACGGCGATCAAATCAGCGTCGATGGTCATCACCAAGCAGCAATCGGCAACTTTCGATGAACTCGGCCGCCTGATGGCCGACATCGGTGCGGCGTCACAAACCACTACGTATAAGTACGATCTCAACAGTAATGAGACAGCCACGACCGATCCACGCGGCAAGGTCTATGGTCATACCTTCGATGTGTTAAATCGCTTATATCAGGAAGTCGATCCAGATTCCGGCTACACGACGACAGCCTTCAATGGCAAGGACGAGGTAATAGGCGTGACAGATGCCCGTTCGCTTGGGACTACGTACGTACGCGACGGGTTTGGGAACACCATCCAGAGGACGAGCCCGGACACTGGTATCGACAAATTCTGGTACGACTTGAGCGGCAACATTATCAGGAAGGTGGACGCGCGGGGCGTAGAAACGGATTTCGCATATGACGCCGCCAGTCGATTGATCAGTCAGACCTTTCCGACAGCGTCCTCGGAAAACGTTACGTTCGGTTATGACGCTACGGCGAACGGTAACAAGGGTGTCGGCCACCTGACGTCTTTCACCGACCCAAGCGGTTCGACGGCCTCGGTTTATGATGCGCTCGGACGAGTCGTATCCGACGCAAGGCTGGTTGCGGGTGTGTCTCATGTCATGACTTACACCTATGATCGTGCCGATAACATCCTCACAGAAACCTATCCCTCGGGCCGTATCGTCGCCTACGCGCGCGACGCGACGGGCCGCATTACCGCGGTAACGACGCAGCAGAATTCGGGTGCCGCGCAGGTCAGTATCGTAGCTGGCGCGAGTTACCAACCGTTTGGCCCACTCGCTGGCTTAACCTTTGGTAACGGTCTCGCTGCGTCAATCACGTCTGATCTGGATTACCAACCAACCGGTTTTAAGGTAACAAACGGTACGACGACGATCCAGAACATCACTAACGGCTTCGACGCGTCGGGCAATATCACATCGATCACCGACCACCTGGCGACCTCCCGCAGCCAGAACCTGGTTTACGACGATCTCAACCGTCTAGCGACCGCAAGCGGTACCTATGGCACACAAACCTACACCTACGATGGGGTAAGCAACCGACTATCGCGCAGTGCCAACGGTACGACGGAAGCCTATGCTTATCCATCCAGCTCCAACCGTTTGGCATCGGTCACCACCTCGGGAGGGAGCGCACGGAACTTTTCATATGAAGCGAGCGGTCAGATGTCGCAAGATGTGCGCGACAGCGGCCAAACCTACGTTTTTACGGTGAACGGAGACGGACGAGACGCCGCCGTCTCACTGAACGGCGAGGTGGCTGGCAGTTACCTTTACAATGCGCTGGGACAGCGGGTGCAGAAGATCGCGGGTGGTATCACCACCCAGTTGATATTCGATCGCGCTGGCCGCCTCATGGAAGAGACGGATGGTTATGGCGCAGTGCTGCGGGACTATGTCTGGTTGGACAGGGTTCCAGTGGCACTGGTGGATGACACTGGTTCAAGCCCGGTGATCTATTACATCCACACGGACCAGCTGGGCACGCCACAGAAGATGACTGATGGATCCGCGAATATTGTATGGGACAATGTTACGGATCCGTTCGGTAATTCGGTTGCGACACAGGGAACAAGCTGGAGCGCGGCGAACTGGGGCAGCTTCAACTGGGCTGGGACGATGCTGTCGTTGAGCAACCTCCGGTTCCCCGGGCAGTACTTTGACCGAGAGAGCGGGCTAAACCAGAACTGGAATCGGGACTACGATCCAACCACGGGGCGGTATGTGCAAAGCGACCCGGTGGGTTTGATTGGTGGCGTCAATACCTATCAATATTTAGCGAATCCTGTAACGTGGATTGATCCGTTCGGATTAGAGAAAACTTACCAGACATACACAAAGCTCAACCCAGTTACCGGAGAAGTCTATACAGGCAGAACTAGCGGCGATGGAGATCCGCTGGCGAACATCGCGAGGCGCGATCGATACCATCACATGGGTGATAGGGGTTTCGGGCCTGCAGTTCTTGACGTATCTTCCACAGATGCCTGCGCGATTCGCGGTCGGGAGCAATTGCTGATTGACGCGCACGGTGGCGCGCGCTCTATGGGCGGAACGTCGGGTAACGCAATCAACGGGATCTCGCCCTACAATCCTAAACTTTCAACGTTTTTGGGGGCTGCAGAAGCGGAGTTTGGCCCTATTGGCGGAAGCGGCGGCGGAGGAGCAAACCTCCCGCATGGAATTATTCCCGACCCGAAGACCGAGATTCCATACGAGTAA
- the imuA gene encoding translesion DNA synthesis-associated protein ImuA encodes MHPALWRGAQLARCTGRTVDTGYEALSAELPGGGWPLGALMELLVQQPGVGEIRLLQPVLAAVSKRPVALIQPPHVSNGLAFSYLGLPAAKLVRIRAPRTADALWSAERILRTGSCGALLFWQPHIRTDALGRLHLAAQATETLLVLVRPLASAADASPAALRLGLRPAEGGLIVDVLKRRRPIRNETLSITLQPSPILLSPDGRVRRHSLTPPAAGGVPSEVVA; translated from the coding sequence ATGCATCCCGCCCTTTGGCGCGGAGCCCAGCTCGCGCGCTGCACTGGACGAACCGTAGACACGGGCTATGAAGCGCTTTCCGCCGAGCTACCTGGCGGGGGCTGGCCGCTTGGCGCTCTGATGGAGTTACTTGTCCAGCAACCCGGAGTCGGCGAAATACGGCTGCTTCAGCCTGTGCTGGCCGCAGTCAGCAAGCGTCCTGTCGCCTTGATACAGCCGCCGCATGTGTCCAATGGGCTAGCGTTTTCGTACCTCGGTTTGCCCGCCGCGAAACTCGTGCGTATTCGGGCGCCCAGAACTGCGGACGCTCTTTGGAGCGCGGAGCGGATATTGCGGACAGGCAGTTGCGGCGCCCTTCTGTTCTGGCAACCGCACATCCGGACCGACGCATTAGGACGGCTCCATCTTGCGGCGCAGGCGACGGAGACCCTCCTGGTGCTTGTCCGGCCGCTGGCGAGCGCGGCTGATGCGTCGCCGGCTGCGTTGCGCTTAGGTCTGCGCCCTGCTGAAGGCGGACTGATCGTCGATGTCCTGAAGCGTCGAAGACCCATCAGAAACGAAACGTTGTCCATCACCCTTCAACCCTCACCGATTCTGCTAAGCCCTGATGGCCGTGTTCGTCGCCATTCACTTACCCCGCCTGCCGCTGGAGGTGTTCCGTCCGAGGTGGTCGCCTAG